In the genome of Pseudanabaena mucicola str. Chao 1806, the window TTTGAGAAGTTAAGCAAGACGTTTGAGGAGGATCTGGATCAAGCCGACATAGAAAAAAGTCTCAGAAGTTTCAGGTAAAAGTCCGTAATCTCTGTTCAAACAGCGAAAGCGAGAAAATCAAGCAAAAGAACGCTCAACCACCCACCGCTTTTGTTGAACAACAAAGCCTTTTTGCCCCGCAAGAGGGACAACAACAAGTAAACACCAGAAAAAAGTATGCAGAATTGCCAGAATGAAGACCTTACCGTTATCACCACGATCTACCCAAATTGTTGATAGACGTGGGAATCGGTCACGAATTAGGTTAAATTCTTTCAAAACCAAGGTTGCACCCTTGCGGTCATTAAGATTTGCCGCAGTGACAATCACCATCATTAGTAAACCGAATGTATCCACTAAGTAGCTCAACTTAATTAAAACCCAAACCAGAGTTTTATTCCGCCCGCTACGCGGGCGGAATAAAACTCTCGGTTTTTAGTTTACTTATGTCTAGCTACTTAGAATATGTCGTTAGAGACCAATGACTAATTTGCCACCATCAAGACCAACTTCTTCAGGTGATGCTAATCGATTAGCGATTTTAGCTGATTGACTGTCAATACATCCTGCACAAGGCATAGCTTCTCTTCCTTCACTGACACGATACCATTACTGCAATTGTCCTTTTGCGACCTCCTGTTCCTGCTGCGGATATCAAGTCATTTATCAGTTTCCACTGGTTATCGGTTAAGTCTGTGGGATATGATTTCTTGGTTGCTTCCATAAGGCTGTCTTTGTTTTTTGTATATTGACAGGCTATACCTTTGGAAGCTTTTTTGATCTTTTTTATCCCTAATATTTATCCCTAATATCTTCTCAAACACGCTCTTAAGGTTGATAAATCCATTGTGCGCGATTGTTTAGCGAGCGCTTGGCTAAATTCAGGTTTTAAGAGCTAGATTCCCTAAATACCCTCTTGTTTTAACCGTTGCTTGCGCGATTGAATCGATTGCTTTCCTTGGCGGTTATCTTGAGCATCGTCGGCTGATGTTACGTGGAACAAATATCACCCTCACCTCCCCTGCGCCCTCTCCCTTGATGGGGGAGGGGGAGCTAGACTAATTTCTTGTTCCCCTCTCCCTTAATGGGAGAGGGGCTAGGGGTGAGGGTCTTAGAAACTTCCACGTAACATCAGTTAACAGGAAAAGTAAGAAAACGATGCATCATTCATCTGAAGATCACAAAAAGCCTCGCTAAGCGAGGCTTTGAATTTTTCTTGATGGGCCGAGCTGGATTTGAACCAGCGTAGGCGTAGCCAGCGGATTTACAGTCCGCCCCCATTAACCACTCGGGCATCGACCCTTTGCTTAGATGTTTTCCAAGCAAATCTAATCATATACACTTACGGCGCTACTGACAAGGGGAATTTGCAAAAAATCAAAATACTTTCTATCTATAACCAAACTTCAAAAGATAAGTAGGGGCGCGAAGCGCCCCTACTTATCTTTTGGGCAATCCTCGAAAACTGATCGCGATCGCAGTTAAGAAAATGATCCCCATTAAACCAGCTAGGGGATTACCATTTAGCCCTGTCACCCACTCAGGTACAATCCCTGTGGGCTTAAGCAGATGCGTAGTATTGACGATGTAATAACACCACACCAGCCCACTATGCAAACCGATCGCTATACCTAAACGCCCATCACAGCGCCACCTTGCCAGTACGAGCGCAACACTGAGAATTACTAAGCCCACAAATTGACTCCATGTGGCTAACACCACATCCAGAGGCTTGATAAAATGCAAAATTGAAAACAAGAGGCTTGCGGCTATAAGGGCTGTCTTTTGTGAGTAGTCGCGCTCTAGTTCTGACAAAATCCAACCACGAAATAACATCTCCTCTGCAAATCCCACGCCAATCGCAGTTAATAGTCCAGGGGCGATCGCGCCCGACCAATCTACAAAATACACCCCAAGGATTGGTAAAAACTTGGCTGGTAAAGGCAGCCAATTGACCGTTTGCAAAGCTAGCCAACCGAAACTTACCTGCAAAGCCATGAATATACATAAAGTGGCACTACCTAAGCTCAGACCAAATAGAAAATCGCGTCCATTTTTGCCCGTAAAAGATAATCCGTAATAGCGAAAGGGATGACTATGTTGAGAGATCCTGTGCCCCCACCACCAAATCAGTCCTAAAAACTCGCAATACAACAAAATGGTCAAGCCTATCCCCACAGACTCACCCCACAGCAGATACATCGGCGCAGCGATCGGTAGCCAGATCGCGAGTAAGGTCAATAAAAATAAGATGATCCGCACAGGGGCTTGATAGGAATTTAAGCGAGAAATTAAGTGCTCGAAGTTCACAACAAAAAAGGTAGGACTATTACTAAAAATAATCCTACCCTTTGAGCAATCAATAAAAATCTCAACAAAACAGCGCGGTTCAATACATTGTTGGTAGTGCTGCAAAGTAATTTTTTAGTAATTGTGTTGCGGGCGCTTCGCGCCCGCAACACAATTACATTGCATGACTACCACTTTTTTATTCTTCTGGCTCGATTGTGCTCGTTAATCCTTTACTCTGAAGCCCTTCGCAATAAAACTCAGCATGTTCTTGGACACAGGTAATTACTAGGGCACAACCATTAGAATGCGCTGCCATCATAATATCAACAGCCTGTGGTTGCGTTAAACCATTGACAACTTGCATTAAGGTTTGGACAACATATTCCATGGAGTTGTAATCATCGTTATGCAGTAAAACTCGATATCTAGGAGCAATTTTGCGTATGGTTGTAGGAAGAGTAATAGTTTCGGTAGACATAATCTTTGGTTTGCCTCCAGTTAAGGATGAATGTAAGGGTTAAGATGTAACGTTTTCAGTCAAGTACAGGGGATTATTTCTCCACCGAAGGCAGGGAAACAATCCTGTACCTCGCTTGTTTGAGAAGCGCTATAGTTACGCAATTAAAGTTTGGTGCATTAAGAGGAATGAGAGTGTTTGCATATATGCGCTGTGGATAACACATCAGTCGATCTCATGTCTGCATAGTAGACTTAAACATCGAGATTTTAATAATACTTAACATAAGCCTACACATTATGGTAGTGCTGCAAAGTAATTTTTTTAGTAATTGTGTTGCATGACTACCCACATTATAAATACGAACCCCCAAAATGTGAATTACAGTTCGAGAGATCAATTGCACCGTGTGATTCAGCAAACTGCAAACCTAAGAATAGAGTAACCAGTCAAATTTACCAACACCTAAGCCAAAGTATAAAGCGATCGCTACAACAAACAGCACAACGGAACCAATCATCAACACATAGTCAGTCGCAGTTAGAGCAGACTCATGTAAATAGGTGCGCTGGGAACTGCCCGAAAAAGCTTTGGACTGAAGGACAATCTCTAGCTTTTGGGACTTAGAGAGGGAATTTAAAATTAAAGGTACAGCGACTTTCGCATAAACCTGTGCCTTCTGAAATAATCCCATCTTCTCAAAATTGAGACCTCGTAATCGCTGTGATTCAATGATTGATTGGACTTCTTCTAAAAGCAGAGGCACAAATCGCAAGGTTGACGAAAAAATAAACACAACTTTATAAGGAATCTTGGCACGTACCATCCCTACAGTCATTTGATTCACGTCAGTCGTAAAAATTGCTAAGGGAATTACTAAAATCATTGTCAGGGTTTTAAAAACAATATTCAGTCCATAGAGGGTTCCTTCTATACTCATTTTTGCCCCACCAACGAGCCACAATGATTGCGGTAGGCTAAATAAGGTGGTTAATTCTGATTTATGGGCAAGGAGTTTTACCTGTTCCACATTAAAGAAACCCATGCTTATAATTAGGAAAATGTAAAAGGGAATCATCACCTTTAAAATCGTTCCTAAATAGTTGAGTCTGACTCCCGCAAGCACACAGGCAGTAATCACACTGAACATCAAAATGCCTCCAGCAATAGGACTTTCCCAAACAAAGGCAATGATCGTAATTGCAAGTATCGTCACTAACTTAGAGCGAAAATCTAAGCGTGTAAACAGAGAATCATATTTAACAGTTTGCAATTTCATAGTTCTACTTCCAGTGCTGCTAAATTTAAAATATTGAGGATACTTGCTTTAATTGGACGTTTTTCATCCCAAAAGATTTGAGATGAGTAAAATGAGATTACTTGTTCTGAAGTTAGCAACTCAAAATATTTATGGGCAAGTTCTGCATTATTAAATCCTAAAAAATAGACTGTATCATCAAAAACTATAGGTTTATTAGCAGGGAGCATCCCAAGTTTGCGCTAAGTATTCATAATTAGGGAAGGAGAATTATTAAGAAAAGCAGTACGCAAGCGTAAGATCTTGAGAGTGTAAATTAAAGTGTGTAAAGTCTGGGATATATATAGAGAGATGATCAAGACACACAATTACCAACAATAAAACCGATGAATATCCGCAAAGAATTGCTAGACGAATTGCTGCAAGAATGTAAAACACCACCCGACCTAATCGGAGAAGGAGGAATCCTGAAACAACTAACCACCGCACTGGTGGAACGAGCATTAGAAGCAGAATTATCAACGCATCTAGGGTACAAGAAGCACGAATCCAGACCAGAAACAGTCGCAACGGTTATAGCCAGAAAAAAGTCCAAGGCGACTTTGGCATAGCCGAAATTGCAGTACCACGCGATCGCCAAGGCGAGTTTGAACCACAGATGGTAAAGAAAGGGCAAAGCCGCTTGTCAGGACTAGATGAAAAGATTGTTGCCCTGTATGCGCGAGGTATGAGTGTCAGGGATATCCAAGGACAGTTGCAAGAAATGTATGGTGTCGAGGTATCACCAGCCCTCATTTCCAATGTTACCGATGCCGTAATTGATGAGGTGAAACAATGGCAAAACCGTCCCCTTGATGCGGTTTATCCAATTGTATTTCTGGACTGTCTAGTCATCAAAGTGCGAGACAATGGCAGGGTGATTAACAAGTCCCTGTACTTTGCCTTGGCGGTGAATATGGACGGATACAAGGAATTATTGGGTATGTGGATTTCACCGAATGAGGGTGCAAAATTCTGGTTATCGGTACTCACCGAAATTCGTAACCGTGGGGTCAAAGATATTTTGATTGCTTGCGTTGACGGTTTGACTGGTTTTCCCAATGCTATCGAAACGGTATTTCCTAAAACGCAGGTGCAGTTGTGCATTGTCCACATGGTCAGAAACTCGGTTGCTTTTGTACCTTGGCAACAGCGTAAGCAGGTTTGTGCCGACCTCAAGGCGATTTATGCGGCGACGACGGAATCGGAGGCGGAGTTTAACCTTGAACTCTTTGCTGAAAAATGGGACAAACTATATCCCTCGATCTCCAAATCTTGGCGCAGTCATTGGGCGGACATTATCCCCTTCTTTGCGTTTCCTCTTGAGATTCGCAAAGCAATTTATACGACTAATGCGATTGAGTCGATGAATAGCAGTTTGCGGAAGGTGATTAAGTCTCAGCAGATTTTTCCGACCGATGAGGCTGCTTTCAAGCTAGTTTACTTGGCTATGCGGAATATTTCTAAGAAATGGACTATGCCCATTCGCGATTGGAAACCTGCTCTCAATCGCTTTGCGATCCTCTTCGAGGATCGTCTCCATCTCTAGCTTCTAGACTTTACACATTTTGCTTGACAGTCTCGCCAAACAACGTTCACATTGGACTCGGTCACAATTACTGACTCCTCAACAGGCTTTGTGCTGGAGTGCCCTCATGCCTCTATTGTCTTGGCAATTGTGGTTGGCGCATCAACTGGTTGTTGATACTTCTTTACCTTGACAGAAACATCAATCCAATCTTACTTTTGTTCGGGTCGCTCAGGGCTTTGCTGCACTTTTGATTAGGATTGACTCTACTGCTCGTTTTCTTAGATTTGCTCAGTTCTTTATTCTCTAAGTTACTTTTTCCTGCTCTTTTTCTGCTTCCCAGTCCAGTAAAGTATAGTTTTATTTTCTCGTCGAAGGTGGGAAAACAAAACTCAGTAGAACGATACATAAAGCGGTAAAGTAGAGCGAGATCTAAAAGCTTTTGTGTTTTTTGTGTATGGCTTTTCAACGTGCTAGCGGCATTTTGCTACATCCAACCTCATTACCTAACAAATTTGGGATTGGGGACTTAGGAGAAACGGCTTATCAGTTTATTGAGTTTTTATCCCGTAGCGGTCAAAAGCTTTGGCAAGTCCTGCCCCTCGGACCTACAGGATATGGTAACTCTCCCTATATGAGTTTTAGCGCGATCGCAGGGAATCCCTATCTAATTAGTCCAGACCTATTAGCAAAGCAACATTTACTTAAGGAAGAAGATTGGGCAGATATTCCTGAATTTGATCGAGATCAAGTTGATTTTGATGTAGTGATTCCTTACAAACGAAATTTACTTGAACTTGCCTATAAACGATTCAAACAGGGCTATGTCGATCAAGAGCCTCAACATCATCATGATTTGTATTTAATCCAAGAGCAATTCAAAAAGTTTTGTATTGAAGAGTCTGACTGGCTCGAAGACTATGTACTGTTTATCACATTACATGAAGTAAATCCTGAAATTACATGGAATAAATGGGAAGAGGCGATCGCTAAGCGTGACCCACAAGCACTACAACAAAAGCGAGAAGAATTAGCAGATCAAATTCAATTTCATCGATTTTTGCAATTTCTCTTTTTCGATCAATGGCTGAAGCTGAAGCAATATGCCAATGCTCGCAATATTCAGATTATCGGCGATATTCCCATCTATGTCTCACACCATAGTGCCGATGTCTGGGCAAATCCTGATAATTTTGCCCTTGATCCTGAAACCAATGAAGTCGCACTGATGGCAGGAGTCCCACCTGATTATTTCAGCGCTACAGGTCAGCTATGGGGAAATCCTGTATATAACTGGGAATATCTCCAAGAAACTGACTTCGCATGGTGGATTGATCGCTTCCGCTTTTTAAATCGCTATGTCGATATTATTCGCATCGATCACTTTCGCGGATTTCAAGCCTTTTGGCAGGTCAAGGCTGACCAGGAAACCGCCATTAATGGTGAATGGGAACTTGCTCTTGGAGCCGAGTTATTTACTAGACTCAATGAAGTAATGGGAGATTTGCCAATTCTAGCGGAAGACCTTGGTATCATTACCTCGGAAGTGGAGAAATTACGCGATGACTTAAATTTCCCTGGGATGCGCGTGCTGATGTTTGCCTTTGGTGGCGGCTCTGATAACTTCCATCTCCCCCATAACTATGTGCGTAATAGCGTCGTCTATACAGGAACCCATGACAATGATACAGCCGTAGGTTGGTGGCAAAGAGCAAGCAAGTATGAAAAGAACTTGTTTTACCGCTATATCGTTGGCTTTGCTACAGGTGAACCCATTAACTGGGTGTTAATTCGTATGGCAATGGCTTCGGTATCAGTAATTGCGATCATTCCTCTACAAGATGTGCTTGGTCTAGATAATAGCGCACGCATGAATGTCCCTGGAACTGCTACAGGTAATTGGGGCTGGCGCTATGGTGATCCTGAGTTACTGAATCAAGATTTGAGCGATCGCTTATTAGAAGTTACCCAACTCTATAGCCGTTAAGTAGTTTAGATTTTTGTGATGACTGCTCAGCAGTCATCACAAAAATCTGATCTGTAGCAACTTGACACATAATTTGGTATGAGAATATATAACTATCATTAATAAATTTCAAAAACGATTCCCATAAGGTCGTTCTGCCCAAAACAATGTCTTCCCTGTCTTCCCTTACTGTTGAAGCTTTATTCATTATTTTGCTGATTATTGCCAATGGTGTATTCTCGATGTCTGAACTAGCTATTGTTTCAGCTCGGAAAGTACGCTTAGAACAATGGGCGAAAGAAGGAAATGCCAAAGCCAGAGCTGCTTTAAGATTGATTAGCTCACCTAATAATTTTTTATCCACCACTCAAATTGGGATTACTTTAATCGGCATTTTGAGTGGGGCGTTGGGTGGCACAACTGTAGCTAAAAGCTTAAAAGAGATATTGGATACGATCGCAATTATTAAGCCCTACAGCGAATCTCTCAGCTTTTCGATTGTGGTGGGAATTATCACCTATTTATCTCTCGTTGTCGGCGAGCTTGTGCCCAAACGCTTAGCAATGAGTAATGCCGAACAGATTGCTTGTAGTGTTGCCCCACCGATGCGATTTCTTGCTAATATTGGCACTCCTCTGGTGTATTTGCTCAGTGTCTCAACCGAAAAATTACTGAGTATGTTAGGAATTCAAGCCAATGAAGAAGCCCAAGTAACTGAAGAAGAAATTAAGGTAATGATCGCTCAGGGTGCTGAGTCGGGAATGTTTGAAGAAGCTGAACAGGACATGGTAGAACGGGTATTCCGCCTCGGAGATCGCCCGATTAAAGCTCTCATGACTCCCCGTACTGAGATTGACTGGATTGATATTGACTCTCCATTTGAAGAAACGCAACGAGAAGTCCTTGAGAGTGGTCATTCAAGATTTCCAGTAGCTAGGGAAAATCTCGATGATTGTGTAGGAGTTGTCGATATTCGCGAATTTCTCAACGCAAGTATTAACGGATTACCGATCGACTTATTAAAAGTGAGTAGTCCGCCCCTATATGTTGCGGAAACGGCAAGTGCTCTGAGCGTTTTAGAGCAATTTAAACAATCAGGCGATCGCGTGGCGATGGTCACTGATGAATATGGCGGTGTTGAGGGCATGGTTACCCTCACTGACCTCCTTGAAGCGATCGTGGGAGATTTGCCATCGAGCGATCGCCAAGGCGATCCTGATGCGATTCAGAGAGAAGATGGCTCTTGGCTAATTGATGGGATGATTTCTAGCGATCGGCTTAAAGAGATTCTTGAAATCGAAAATTTACCCTACGAAGAAGAGCGCAACTATCATACTTTGGGGGGATTAATGATGACTTATCTCCGTCATATTCC includes:
- a CDS encoding CPBP family intramembrane glutamic endopeptidase; this translates as MNFEHLISRLNSYQAPVRIILFLLTLLAIWLPIAAPMYLLWGESVGIGLTILLYCEFLGLIWWWGHRISQHSHPFRYYGLSFTGKNGRDFLFGLSLGSATLCIFMALQVSFGWLALQTVNWLPLPAKFLPILGVYFVDWSGAIAPGLLTAIGVGFAEEMLFRGWILSELERDYSQKTALIAASLLFSILHFIKPLDVVLATWSQFVGLVILSVALVLARWRCDGRLGIAIGLHSGLVWCYYIVNTTHLLKPTGIVPEWVTGLNGNPLAGLMGIIFLTAIAISFRGLPKR
- the clpS gene encoding ATP-dependent Clp protease adapter ClpS — its product is MSTETITLPTTIRKIAPRYRVLLHNDDYNSMEYVVQTLMQVVNGLTQPQAVDIMMAAHSNGCALVITCVQEHAEFYCEGLQSKGLTSTIEPEE
- a CDS encoding energy-coupling factor transporter transmembrane component T family protein — its product is MKLQTVKYDSLFTRLDFRSKLVTILAITIIAFVWESPIAGGILMFSVITACVLAGVRLNYLGTILKVMIPFYIFLIISMGFFNVEQVKLLAHKSELTTLFSLPQSLWLVGGAKMSIEGTLYGLNIVFKTLTMILVIPLAIFTTDVNQMTVGMVRAKIPYKVVFIFSSTLRFVPLLLEEVQSIIESQRLRGLNFEKMGLFQKAQVYAKVAVPLILNSLSKSQKLEIVLQSKAFSGSSQRTYLHESALTATDYVLMIGSVVLFVVAIALYFGLGVGKFDWLLYS
- the malQ gene encoding 4-alpha-glucanotransferase, producing MAFQRASGILLHPTSLPNKFGIGDLGETAYQFIEFLSRSGQKLWQVLPLGPTGYGNSPYMSFSAIAGNPYLISPDLLAKQHLLKEEDWADIPEFDRDQVDFDVVIPYKRNLLELAYKRFKQGYVDQEPQHHHDLYLIQEQFKKFCIEESDWLEDYVLFITLHEVNPEITWNKWEEAIAKRDPQALQQKREELADQIQFHRFLQFLFFDQWLKLKQYANARNIQIIGDIPIYVSHHSADVWANPDNFALDPETNEVALMAGVPPDYFSATGQLWGNPVYNWEYLQETDFAWWIDRFRFLNRYVDIIRIDHFRGFQAFWQVKADQETAINGEWELALGAELFTRLNEVMGDLPILAEDLGIITSEVEKLRDDLNFPGMRVLMFAFGGGSDNFHLPHNYVRNSVVYTGTHDNDTAVGWWQRASKYEKNLFYRYIVGFATGEPINWVLIRMAMASVSVIAIIPLQDVLGLDNSARMNVPGTATGNWGWRYGDPELLNQDLSDRLLEVTQLYSR
- a CDS encoding hemolysin family protein — protein: MSSLTVEALFIILLIIANGVFSMSELAIVSARKVRLEQWAKEGNAKARAALRLISSPNNFLSTTQIGITLIGILSGALGGTTVAKSLKEILDTIAIIKPYSESLSFSIVVGIITYLSLVVGELVPKRLAMSNAEQIACSVAPPMRFLANIGTPLVYLLSVSTEKLLSMLGIQANEEAQVTEEEIKVMIAQGAESGMFEEAEQDMVERVFRLGDRPIKALMTPRTEIDWIDIDSPFEETQREVLESGHSRFPVARENLDDCVGVVDIREFLNASINGLPIDLLKVSSPPLYVAETASALSVLEQFKQSGDRVAMVTDEYGGVEGMVTLTDLLEAIVGDLPSSDRQGDPDAIQREDGSWLIDGMISSDRLKEILEIENLPYEEERNYHTLGGLMMTYLRHIPMVGEHFTWQRIRFEVVDMDGNRVDKVLINLSPLLSVDEEPKGNLKNK